The Halomonas denitrificans genome window below encodes:
- the atpE gene encoding F0F1 ATP synthase subunit C, with protein sequence MIAQIQASTAVAVGLIFAFAALGTGIGFGLLGGKFLEGASRQPELAGMLQVRMFIIAGLLDALSIIGVAFAALLLFANPLLAALGA encoded by the coding sequence ATGATCGCTCAAATCCAGGCCAGCACCGCCGTCGCCGTCGGCCTCATCTTCGCCTTCGCTGCACTGGGCACCGGTATCGGCTTCGGCCTGCTGGGTGGCAAGTTCCTCGAAGGTGCGAGCCGCCAGCCGGAACTGGCCGGCATGCTGCAGGTCCGCATGTTCATCATCGCCGGCCTGCTCGACGCGCTGTCGATCATCGGCGTAGCGTTCGCTGCCCTGCTGCTGTTCGCCAACCCGCTGCTGGCCGCGCTGGGCGCCTGA
- the atpB gene encoding F0F1 ATP synthase subunit A has product MRFAVAAAGSSPTEYVSHHLEHLKVGEGLWTFHLDTLFFSVVLGLLMVFVFWLAARRATSGVPGKLQNFVEVLVEFVDNSVRDSFHGPRQFVAPLALTIFVWVFLWNIMDLIPVDYIPLFAYHVLGLEYMRVVPSADINAPFAMSLTVLALIIIYSIKGKGLGGFGKEMLFHPFGRNPALWIPNILLNVVELIAKPVSLALRLFGNLYAAELIFILIAMLPWWIQFLPGGAWAVFHILVIPLQAFIFMTLTIVYLSLAYEEH; this is encoded by the coding sequence GTGCGTTTTGCAGTCGCTGCAGCCGGGTCATCGCCCACCGAGTATGTCTCGCACCATCTCGAGCACCTGAAGGTCGGAGAGGGTCTGTGGACCTTTCACCTGGACACGCTGTTCTTCTCGGTCGTCCTCGGACTGCTGATGGTGTTCGTGTTCTGGCTGGCCGCGCGCCGCGCCACCTCCGGCGTGCCCGGCAAGCTGCAGAACTTCGTCGAGGTCCTGGTCGAATTCGTCGACAACAGCGTTCGCGATTCCTTCCACGGCCCCCGGCAGTTCGTCGCGCCGCTGGCGCTGACGATCTTCGTCTGGGTGTTCCTCTGGAACATCATGGACCTGATCCCGGTCGACTACATCCCGCTGTTCGCCTACCACGTGCTGGGGCTCGAATACATGCGCGTGGTGCCGTCGGCAGACATCAACGCTCCGTTCGCCATGTCGCTGACGGTGCTCGCCCTGATCATCATCTACAGCATCAAGGGCAAGGGCCTGGGCGGGTTCGGCAAGGAAATGCTGTTCCATCCGTTCGGCAGGAACCCTGCGCTGTGGATTCCGAACATCCTGCTCAACGTGGTCGAACTGATCGCCAAGCCGGTTTCCCTGGCGCTGCGACTGTTCGGCAACCTGTACGCGGCCGAGTTGATCTTCATTCTCATCGCGATGCTGCCGTGGTGGATCCAGTTCCTCCCCGGCGGTGCCTGGGCGGTCTTCCACATCCTGGTCATCCCGCTGCAGGCCTTCATTTTCATGACGCTGACGATCGTTTACCTGTCGCTGGCGTATGAAGAGCACTGA
- a CDS encoding ATP synthase subunit I, with product MLSVVVAVVLAVVYGRDAALAGMAGGGIGLVLTALAALRAGAAAASGEPARMVAAFYRAMAMKLVVAVVLFTVVARWFAPWFGPVLIGYVATLAAYWVALLRMGRKAPPARNG from the coding sequence GTGCTCTCCGTCGTCGTCGCAGTCGTGCTGGCGGTGGTCTACGGTCGCGACGCGGCCCTCGCCGGCATGGCCGGCGGCGGCATCGGCCTGGTGCTGACGGCGCTGGCCGCGCTGCGAGCCGGCGCGGCGGCCGCCAGCGGAGAACCGGCCCGGATGGTCGCCGCGTTCTACCGCGCGATGGCAATGAAGCTGGTGGTGGCGGTCGTACTGTTCACGGTCGTCGCCCGTTGGTTCGCCCCGTGGTTCGGGCCGGTGCTGATCGGCTACGTCGCCACCCTGGCGGCCTATTGGGTCGCGCTGCTGCGCATGGGTCGGAAGGCCCCGCCGGCGCGGAATGGTTGA
- a CDS encoding ABC transporter permease, with amino-acid sequence MRQILEITRANLRSLPDRLGASLVAVVGVAGVVAVLVAVLSMARGFEQTLASGAAEENVVVLRSGSSSELDSGLGGDQVRLIRQAPQLARASAEVYFMVDLLKKSTGTSANVPFRGVSEDADELRGDFELLEGRMFEPGRREIIVGAGAAETFEGLAVGGVLELGSERWDIVGRFRAGGGAGSELWTDAAVMQAAYRRGNNYSVVFAELVDPAAFEAFRDDLTSDPRLSVLVQREADYRAGQTEALSTFISVVGYGVAVLMALGAIFGALNTMYTAVSERSREIGTLRALGFAPFAVVVSVIVEALLLALAGGLLGAALAWLLFNGMTVSTLNFSSFTQVVFAFAVTPALLVQGLVLALVIGLVGGLGPALRAARMPIVDALRA; translated from the coding sequence ATGCGCCAGATTCTCGAAATCACACGGGCCAACCTGCGCTCCCTGCCGGATCGCCTGGGTGCATCGCTGGTCGCGGTCGTCGGGGTGGCCGGCGTGGTCGCCGTGCTGGTCGCCGTCCTTTCGATGGCGCGCGGCTTCGAGCAGACGCTGGCCAGCGGAGCTGCCGAGGAGAACGTGGTGGTGCTGCGCTCCGGCTCGAGCTCGGAGCTCGACTCGGGGCTCGGCGGCGACCAGGTGCGGCTGATCCGCCAGGCGCCCCAGCTGGCGCGCGCGTCGGCGGAGGTCTACTTCATGGTCGACCTGCTCAAGAAGAGCACCGGCACCTCGGCCAACGTTCCTTTCCGCGGCGTCAGCGAAGACGCCGACGAGCTGCGCGGCGACTTCGAGCTGCTCGAGGGGCGGATGTTCGAGCCCGGTCGGCGCGAAATCATCGTCGGCGCCGGTGCGGCCGAGACCTTCGAAGGCCTGGCCGTCGGCGGTGTGCTCGAACTCGGCTCCGAGCGCTGGGACATCGTCGGCCGCTTCCGGGCCGGCGGGGGTGCCGGATCCGAGCTCTGGACCGATGCAGCGGTCATGCAGGCCGCCTACCGCCGCGGCAACAACTACTCGGTGGTCTTCGCCGAACTGGTCGACCCGGCGGCCTTCGAAGCCTTTCGCGACGACCTGACCAGCGACCCGCGCCTGTCGGTCCTGGTCCAGCGCGAGGCCGACTATCGCGCCGGCCAGACCGAGGCGCTATCGACCTTCATTTCCGTGGTCGGCTACGGCGTGGCCGTGCTGATGGCGCTCGGGGCCATCTTCGGGGCCCTCAACACCATGTACACGGCGGTCTCGGAGCGGTCGCGCGAGATCGGAACACTTCGCGCGCTGGGCTTCGCGCCGTTCGCGGTCGTGGTCTCGGTGATCGTGGAGGCGCTGCTGCTGGCATTGGCCGGCGGCCTGCTCGGCGCGGCCCTGGCCTGGCTGCTGTTCAACGGCATGACGGTCTCGACGCTGAATTTCTCGAGCTTCACCCAGGTGGTGTTCGCCTTCGCGGTCACGCCGGCCCTGCTGGTGCAGGGTCTGGTGCTGGCGCTGGTCATCGGCCTGGTCGGCGGCCTGGGGCCGGCGCTGCGCGCCGCGCGGATGCCGATCGTGGATGCGTTGCGCGCCTGA
- a CDS encoding FtsX-like permease family protein: MGMLRLVWSNLKRKKLRTLFTLASVIIAFVLFALLGGLNRAFNVGVELAGADRLVTMHKVSFIQLMPVAYVQRVRGLEGVDDATHYTWFGAYFQDPKAQFGLFPTELERMAAIYPEYEMPEDQREALLANRTGLMVGRAMAELYGWEVGDTVPLFSSIYPQQGGEYAWEFTLEAVFTGSGNEADEMQAFMHYDYFNESRAFGTDLIGWIVTKVADPDRAEDVASAIDARFANSPTETKTSTEAGWAAGFANQFGNIGLIVQMIMGCVFFTLLLITGNTMAQAVRERTGELAVLKTIGFSDRRVLAMVLAESLTVAVLGGAIGLTLGAMAVAGAGTALAQFFPGLTASTGTLAWGLVLAVLLGLVTGALPAWQAARLRVADAMGRR; encoded by the coding sequence ATGGGCATGCTGCGACTGGTCTGGAGCAACCTGAAGCGCAAGAAATTGCGCACCCTGTTCACGCTCGCCTCGGTGATCATCGCGTTCGTCCTGTTCGCGCTGCTCGGTGGGCTGAACCGGGCCTTCAATGTCGGGGTCGAGCTGGCCGGCGCCGATCGCCTGGTGACCATGCACAAGGTGTCGTTCATCCAGCTGATGCCGGTCGCCTACGTGCAGCGCGTGCGCGGTCTCGAGGGCGTCGACGACGCCACGCATTACACCTGGTTCGGCGCCTACTTCCAGGACCCGAAGGCCCAGTTCGGGCTGTTCCCCACCGAGCTGGAGCGGATGGCGGCGATCTATCCCGAATACGAAATGCCCGAGGACCAGCGCGAGGCGCTGCTGGCGAATCGCACGGGCCTGATGGTCGGTCGCGCGATGGCCGAGCTGTATGGCTGGGAGGTCGGCGACACGGTGCCGCTCTTCTCGAGCATCTACCCGCAGCAGGGCGGCGAGTACGCCTGGGAATTCACGCTCGAGGCCGTCTTTACCGGCTCCGGCAACGAGGCCGACGAGATGCAGGCCTTCATGCACTACGACTATTTCAACGAGTCCCGGGCCTTCGGAACCGATCTCATCGGCTGGATCGTGACGAAAGTGGCCGATCCGGACCGCGCCGAGGACGTGGCGTCGGCGATCGACGCGCGCTTCGCCAACTCGCCGACCGAGACCAAGACGTCGACCGAGGCCGGCTGGGCGGCGGGCTTCGCGAACCAGTTCGGAAACATCGGCCTGATCGTCCAGATGATCATGGGCTGCGTGTTCTTCACCCTGCTGTTGATCACCGGCAACACGATGGCCCAGGCGGTCCGGGAGCGGACCGGCGAACTGGCCGTACTCAAGACGATCGGCTTCAGCGATCGACGCGTGCTCGCCATGGTGCTGGCGGAAAGCCTGACGGTCGCCGTGCTGGGGGGCGCGATCGGGCTGACCCTCGGCGCCATGGCGGTCGCCGGCGCCGGCACGGCGCTGGCCCAGTTCTTTCCGGGCCTGACCGCCAGCACCGGTACCCTGGCCTGGGGTCTGGTCCTGGCCGTCCTGCTCGGCCTGGTCACCGGCGCGCTGCCGGCCTGGCAGGCTGCGCGGCTCCGGGTCGCCGACGCCATGGGAAGGAGATAG
- a CDS encoding ABC transporter ATP-binding protein, with product MTEAIVRLTDVVKNYRKGRERVEVLHELSLEIAPGEFCALMGPSGSGKTTLLNLIGGLDQPTSGTVEVNGQRIDRLGSRALARWRAGHVGFIFQFYNLMPMLNAQRNVELPLLLKKMSASERHERARTALDIVGLSERARHLPRELSGGQEQRVAIARAIVSDPDVLLADEPTGDLDRATAEEILDLLNTLNERHGKTILMVTHDPAAAERAGRRVQMDKGRLLETA from the coding sequence ATGACCGAAGCCATCGTACGACTGACCGACGTGGTCAAGAACTACCGCAAGGGGCGTGAGCGCGTCGAGGTGCTGCACGAACTGAGCCTCGAGATCGCCCCGGGCGAGTTCTGCGCGCTGATGGGGCCCTCGGGCTCGGGCAAGACCACCCTGCTGAACCTGATCGGCGGCCTGGATCAGCCGACCTCGGGCACCGTCGAGGTCAACGGCCAGAGGATCGACCGGCTCGGCTCGCGTGCCCTGGCCCGCTGGCGCGCCGGCCACGTCGGGTTCATCTTCCAGTTCTACAACCTGATGCCGATGCTCAACGCGCAGCGCAACGTCGAGCTGCCCCTGTTGCTGAAGAAGATGTCGGCAAGCGAGCGCCACGAGCGGGCCCGCACCGCGCTGGACATCGTCGGCCTGTCCGAGCGTGCCAGGCACCTGCCGCGCGAGCTGTCCGGAGGCCAGGAGCAGCGCGTGGCGATCGCCCGCGCCATCGTGTCGGACCCGGACGTCCTGTTGGCCGATGAGCCGACCGGCGACCTCGACCGCGCCACCGCCGAGGAGATCCTCGACCTCCTGAACACCCTGAACGAGCGGCACGGCAAGACGATCCTGATGGTCACGCACGATCCGGCCGCCGCGGAACGGGCCGGACGTCGCGTGCAGATGGACAAGGGCCGCCTGCTGGAGACCGCGTGA
- a CDS encoding efflux RND transporter periplasmic adaptor subunit, which translates to MADAERQIDEKIDRLRIDDGQRAVQEDRRWGHWLVALVVVVLIAVAAWWWLRPGPVPVDVVRPEPIEAADGAVRASVLDASGYVVARRQATVAAEVTGKLVEVDVEEGMRVEAGQVLARLDDATEQAQLALSRARLRAAEAALTELEVLRDDARRTLGRQRELNDRNLASQADLDRAETELRSLEARLSSGREQVRVARREVAVQEQRIDELTVRAPFGGIVIARAAQAGEMVSPISAGGGFTRTGICTIVDMDSLEIEVDVNESYIDRVRAGQPVTARLDAYPDLEIPAEVTTVVPAADRQKATVRVRIGFLERDPRILPDMGISVRFLQPEEAEAGGGDGLAVPGRPISSWSLPASAVFEAGDRRYVWRIDGDAVERRAVRTGATLDDRVIVLGGLAASDRIVADASTEGLADGARVELRR; encoded by the coding sequence GTGGCCGACGCCGAACGACAGATCGACGAGAAGATCGACCGCCTGCGGATCGACGATGGGCAGCGTGCCGTGCAGGAAGATCGGCGCTGGGGACACTGGCTTGTCGCGCTCGTCGTCGTCGTCCTGATCGCGGTGGCGGCCTGGTGGTGGCTGCGGCCGGGTCCGGTGCCGGTCGACGTCGTCCGCCCGGAGCCGATCGAAGCGGCCGACGGCGCGGTGCGCGCGAGCGTGCTGGACGCGTCGGGCTACGTCGTCGCACGCCGCCAGGCGACCGTGGCCGCGGAGGTCACCGGCAAGCTGGTCGAAGTCGACGTCGAGGAGGGCATGCGGGTCGAGGCCGGCCAGGTGCTCGCCCGCCTCGACGATGCCACGGAACAGGCCCAGTTGGCGCTGTCGCGGGCGCGATTGCGCGCCGCCGAAGCCGCCCTGACCGAACTCGAGGTCCTGCGCGACGACGCCCGCCGCACGCTGGGCCGCCAGCGGGAGCTCAACGACCGCAACCTGGCCAGCCAGGCCGACCTGGACCGGGCCGAAACGGAACTGCGCAGTCTCGAAGCCCGCCTCTCCAGTGGACGCGAACAGGTTCGGGTCGCGCGCCGGGAAGTCGCGGTCCAGGAGCAGCGGATCGACGAGTTGACCGTGCGCGCCCCGTTCGGCGGCATCGTGATCGCGCGCGCCGCGCAGGCCGGCGAGATGGTGTCGCCGATCTCGGCCGGCGGCGGGTTCACGCGCACCGGAATCTGCACCATCGTCGACATGGACTCGCTGGAAATCGAAGTCGACGTCAACGAGAGCTACATCGACCGGGTGCGCGCCGGCCAGCCGGTGACGGCTCGCCTGGATGCCTATCCGGACCTCGAGATCCCGGCCGAAGTCACAACGGTAGTGCCTGCCGCCGATCGCCAGAAGGCGACCGTTCGGGTCCGCATCGGTTTCCTCGAGCGCGACCCGAGAATCCTGCCGGACATGGGCATCAGCGTGCGCTTCCTGCAGCCGGAGGAAGCGGAGGCGGGCGGCGGTGACGGCCTCGCCGTTCCGGGTCGACCGATCTCGTCCTGGTCGCTGCCGGCCTCGGCGGTGTTCGAGGCCGGCGACCGTCGCTATGTCTGGCGGATCGACGGCGACGCGGTCGAGCGTCGCGCGGTGCGGACCGGGGCGACCCTGGACGATCGCGTGATCGTTCTCGGCGGTCTGGCGGCCAGCGACCGGATCGTTGCCGACGCCTCGACCGAAGGCCTCGCCGACGGCGCCCGCGTCGAGCTGCGCCGGTGA